The nucleotide window GAGATTTGACGGTTTTGACGCATTTGCGGAATCGCCGGTTTTTAATAATATTATAAAAAAAGAAGCTTCAAAATTAAATATCGCTTTTGTCTGTTTTTACGGTTCTAGAAACTATAATCTTGAAACGGACAAAAGCGATTACGATTTTTTTATTATCTATTATCCGGTTTTCGAAAATTTTTTTACTCATAATTTTACTCGTTTTTCCGTTATAGAAAAAGATTACGATTATTTCATAACGCCTTTCCATGAATACTTTCGCCATGCAATGAACGGTAATATAAAATTTATCGAACCCTTAATTTGCGGCACTTTTAAATCAGGCATAAAAGATTCCGAAAGATTTTTCGAAACATTAAAATTGACGGAAAAAATAAAAAATTTTATTTTAATTAATTTTGAAAAAAATTTCGACGCAGTTTTGGGCATTATAAAAAATAAAAAAATAAACGTAGAAAAAGATAATTATACTTCTAATACCTTAAAATATAAAGATTTATACGGCTACGACATTAAAGAGGCAATTAATTCCTTGAGACTGTCTTATTTATTGGAAAATTATATAAAAACGGGAGAATTTTCTTTTATAGTAAAGCGAAATTACGTTTATGAAGAGTTTGAAAATTATATGAACGAAATTAATGCCGGTAATATATCGAAAAAACATTATTTAGACATAATAAATAAAAAAATTAAAGATTTGGAAGATTTAAGGCAAGTATCGATTTCTAAAGAAGAATCGGTAAAGTCGCAATTGATTGCCGCTAAAAGAGAAATAGAAAACGATATTATGAATATATGTAAGACCGAAGCATGTTTTGAAATTGAAAAAAACGTTTAAATATCTTATAATATAAATATGCAAAAAATTTTACTTAAATCTAAAATACACAGGGTTAAAATAACGGATGCGAACCTCGAATACGAAGGCTCTATTTCCATAGACGAAGATCTTATGGAAAAAGCCGGAATTTTACCTTATGAAAAGGTTAACGTATGGAATATTAATAACGGCGGCAGGTTTGAAACGTATGCAATTAAAGCGGGCAGAAATTCCGGAGATATAATAGTAAACGGCGCCGCTTCGCGTTTAGTACAGATAGGCGATACGATAATTATCGCCACGTTCGGAATTTACGACGAAAACGAGCTTAAAAATTTTAAGCCGGTTTTGGTTTACGTCGACGAAAAGAACCGCGCAGTCGATATAGCAAAATAAAACAAAGAAATATATCGCAATGAGAAAATATTATGCCGATTATATATTAATTTCGGCTCATCCGCTGCGCTCATATCCGGTTTTTTTAAAAAACGGAGAATTGACCTCGGATGAAACGTCCGGCAGAATTATCGGCATAAGAAGCATAAAAAATTATAAAAATAATCAAAAACATAAAACTCTTATAGCACCAGGATTTATTAACGCCCATGCCCATACCGACCTTACTTTTAAGCCGAATATTCTAACTCCCCGCATCTTTTCAAAATGGGTTTTATCCCTCATAGAAAAACGCAAAAATTTTACGGCGGAAGAAAAAATAAGATTAAGGGTTAAAGCTTTTGCCGATTTCATTAAAAGCGGAGTTACTTCGATATCGGATATTATAGACCCGGCATTTTTTTACGATATAAAAGATATAAAAGCGCGTACCGCTTTAGTTCCGCGGATTAAAGCATTAATCGAACTAAGGGGCATGGATCCGGAAACGGCTTCGCAAAAAATAAAAGAATTTGAATGTCTGTTTAAACAAAACGCTTTCGAATCTATAGGCATATCGCCTCATGCCATATATTCCGTATCGGAAAAATTATTTGAAGAAATATTAAAATTAAATAAAAAATTAAAGCTTAAAATAGCAATACATGCTTCCGAACATGCTTCCGAAAAAGATTTTATAAGCGGAAAAGGCGGAGATATAGCGGAAAACCTATTACCTGCGCTTATGCTTTCAAAATATTCTTTGCCGCAGAAGCGTTACAGGTCGCCGATATTTTATCTGGATTATTTGAAAATATTAAGCGCAGACGTTTCTATAATACATGCTAACGAAATCGACGACGAAGATATAGGTTTAATCAAAAAATCCGGAGCCGATATTATTCACTGCCCAAGAAGCAATGCGTTTTTTAATTCCAAAAAACTTCCTTTAAAAAAAATATTGGAAAAAGGAATTTCAGTTTCAATCGGAACGGACGGTCTTTATTCAAACGAATCGCTTAATATTTTAGACGAATTGAAATACGCGAGGGAAATTCATCCCGAAGTGCCTGCCAAAGATTTAATAGACGCCGCAACTGCCGGCGGAGCAAGGGCGTTAGCCGTAAACGGCATTACCGGAACCCTTGAAACCGGTTCATACGCAGATTTTACTGTCTTCAACTTAGGCGAAAATATCGTTCTAAATGAAGAAAATCTTTACGACTCGTTAATTTCTTTGAAACAGGACGATATATCCATGGTAGCGATAGGAGGCAATATAGTTTATGAAAATAGAAAATAATTTATAAATATTTTCTAAATCTAAATTTTAAATGAATATATAATTGCAATATACAATTATAATAAAGTATAATAAAAAGGTATAATAAAGGAAGTTATGAAAATTATTACCGAAATAGCCGAGATGAAAGAATTCTCCCGCAATTTGAAAAAGTCCGAAAAAAAAATTTCTTTCGTGCCGACAATGGGTAAACTTCACGCAGGTCACGTAAAGCTCATAGAATCGGCTAAACGTTACGGGGAAACCATAGTTTCTATATTTGTAAACCCCTTACAGTTTGGTCGGGGCGAAGATTTCGATAAATATCCGAGAGATATCGAAAACGATGAAAAAATCTTATCCGGATTAGACGTCTCCGTTCTTTTTTATCCTGAATCCGATATAGTTAAAAATACCGATACTTTTATTGTCAATCCCGAATATTCAAAAAAATTAGAAGGGCTTTTCAGACCTTCGCATTTTCAAGGCGTGCTTACGATAGTCATGAAACTTTTCTGTATAATCGAACCCGATTTTGCTTTTTTCGGCTTAAAAGATTATCAGCAGTATGTTTTAGTAAAAAAAATGGCGGAAGATTTTTTTCTAAATATAAAAATTATTCCGGTGGAAACGGTAAGGGAAGAATCCGGCATCGCAATGAGTTCTAGAAATACATATTTAGACGTTGTGGGAAAAGAGGCGGCAAGCGCCTTTTATAAAATATTGTCGTCGACAGCCGATTTATTTAAACAAGGAGAGAAATCGCCGCAAAAATTAACGGGATTTGCCGTAAAAGAGTTGATAAAAAACGGATTTAAAGTTGATTACGTCGAAATAACGGACCCAGCCCTTAATAGAAAATATCAAAATGCAGAGAATGGCGATATTCTTCTTGCCGCAATCAGATGCAAAGGGGTCAGGCTTATAGACAATGTATTTCTAAGTTGAAAAATGAAATTTATATGATATTATTATTTATATATTATTATTTATAAATAGCAGAGACAGAATTGAATTCCAAAAATAAAAATCCTAAGAGGCGCATATGAAAGAAGATATATTTCTCACCGTTATATTCGACCCTGAAGCTATAGCAAAGACAACTTCTAAAAAAGATAAAGTTATTTATTATAAAAATCCCGATACTAAGCAGAAAATTAAAATTATAGAAAAATTAGAAAAAAAAGCCGCCGAAGACTGTATAAAATTCAATCAAAGACGATTATCCAGCATATTTAAACCTGTTTTTGAAGGCAGAATACTGTTTTATAACGACGAATTTAATACTTTGCCGGAATTTAACGACCATGATGAATTTATAGATTTTGCCGGCGATTTTTTTGAACGGTTA belongs to Candidatus Acidulodesulfobacterium acidiphilum and includes:
- a CDS encoding pantoate--beta-alanine ligase, with protein sequence MKIITEIAEMKEFSRNLKKSEKKISFVPTMGKLHAGHVKLIESAKRYGETIVSIFVNPLQFGRGEDFDKYPRDIENDEKILSGLDVSVLFYPESDIVKNTDTFIVNPEYSKKLEGLFRPSHFQGVLTIVMKLFCIIEPDFAFFGLKDYQQYVLVKKMAEDFFLNIKIIPVETVREESGIAMSSRNTYLDVVGKEAASAFYKILSSTADLFKQGEKSPQKLTGFAVKELIKNGFKVDYVEITDPALNRKYQNAENGDILLAAIRCKGVRLIDNVFLS
- a CDS encoding aspartate 1-decarboxylase; the encoded protein is MQKILLKSKIHRVKITDANLEYEGSISIDEDLMEKAGILPYEKVNVWNINNGGRFETYAIKAGRNSGDIIVNGAASRLVQIGDTIIIATFGIYDENELKNFKPVLVYVDEKNRAVDIAK